One Chryseobacterium sp. StRB126 genomic region harbors:
- the recO gene encoding DNA repair protein RecO, whose amino-acid sequence MNTQNGFLLSFIKYGENDAVLHCFTEEDGFQSYFLKGIYSRKNKKKAFLQPLNKLNFSISPVRGNGIPTISKFELIKGNDAYSDIKAGTVIFFISDFLNQVLKLENKNLTIFFSIERFIAELEQQNYQCHLLFLFVILKVQGVAPLIGEGNFLDPETGTFSTVPSHQLFSEEISMIWKNILTAENLYSVKIHSSLRKDFLDSLLVYYHYHITDFKTPASLEVIQQIFE is encoded by the coding sequence ATGAATACACAAAACGGTTTTTTACTTTCATTCATCAAATACGGGGAAAATGATGCTGTGTTACATTGTTTTACTGAGGAGGATGGTTTTCAGTCTTATTTTCTGAAAGGAATTTATTCCCGAAAAAATAAAAAGAAAGCCTTCCTGCAACCCTTGAATAAGCTGAACTTCTCCATTAGTCCTGTAAGAGGCAATGGAATACCCACCATCTCAAAATTTGAGCTAATAAAAGGAAATGATGCTTATTCCGATATCAAGGCAGGTACTGTCATATTCTTTATTTCAGACTTCCTTAATCAGGTTCTCAAACTAGAAAATAAAAACCTTACTATATTCTTCAGTATTGAAAGATTTATTGCTGAGCTGGAACAACAAAATTATCAGTGTCATTTATTGTTTCTGTTTGTTATACTAAAAGTACAGGGAGTTGCTCCTTTAATAGGTGAAGGAAACTTTTTAGATCCGGAAACCGGAACTTTTTCTACAGTTCCCTCGCATCAGCTATTCAGTGAAGAAATTTCTATGATTTGGAAAAACATTCTCACTGCTGAAAATCTTTATAGTGTAAAAATACATTCTTCTCTAAGAAAAGATTTCCTGGACAGTCTGCTTGTTTATTATCATTATCATATTACAGATTTTAAAACTCCTGCATCGCTGGAAGTGATCCAGCAAATTTTTGAATAA
- a CDS encoding T9SS type A sorting domain-containing protein, producing the protein MKKLSLISLGILASLQFTKAQVISSKKWADLFSYNNVLAMKEDNGRIVAATENGIFYYTISTGEITKLSKANGLHNIGITAFDYDPKSKTGVIGYENGAIDVFTPNEVKYIVDIPIATGYNGNKKINHISITGDRATISVGYGVSIFNIKKKEFIDSVFFLNGGTFEASNEATIFGNKVYSVTNSGLKSHEINNTFPAYSTWVTEIPGTFKHIDSESELAFSSATAAFIYNNGAPIQLPINLGNIQDVVVTENNIVVTDSRVYTFGLNGTNSNATDFGEQCNTATMAGGKLFGGTVLSGIKDESNHTYRPSGPEFNFAYKISIHDNNQLLVSTGARVGRYNTPVNNPKRPGFYYFNGTEWIYPSYFKTFTGPINVLDAILNPLDNSEALFANYTLSAQGIYKLKYNASNKDFDFVKYYPVQATGGDRRAVGLTTDTQNNIFAVFSYNNAGPAVAVYDKAKDDFNLKISNFKSASVQKPIIYENMLWIPLSRSNAFWVYDYKDPLNFSDDTDYILDEKNGFPSTASGTLSVAADKSGDVWISTDKGVRVLSNAAAAIKAPEPKVNPIIIEQNGLGEELFRDSSILQIETDGGNYKWVSVDGGGVYYLSADGQRTIKHFTMENSPLPTNTVTDIKVDRKTGKVYFVTYNGIVTYQGDVTDVTSNFGEVMVYPNPVVYSNFKGKVTIKGLAEKTNIRIVDAAGNVVHSSIARGGTYEWDLNNQRGTRVASGIYFVLMTNEDGSDKATAKIGVVN; encoded by the coding sequence ATGAAAAAACTCTCTCTAATTTCTCTTGGTATTTTAGCCTCCCTGCAGTTTACAAAAGCTCAGGTCATTTCATCAAAAAAATGGGCAGATCTCTTTTCCTATAATAATGTCTTGGCCATGAAGGAAGACAATGGAAGAATAGTAGCTGCCACAGAAAACGGGATATTCTATTATACTATATCAACAGGAGAAATTACAAAGTTGTCTAAAGCAAATGGTCTTCATAATATAGGCATAACAGCTTTCGATTATGATCCCAAAAGCAAAACAGGAGTTATTGGTTATGAAAACGGAGCCATAGATGTGTTTACTCCCAATGAGGTTAAATACATTGTTGATATTCCTATCGCTACTGGGTATAATGGAAATAAGAAAATCAATCATATCTCTATCACAGGAGATAGAGCTACAATTTCCGTAGGTTATGGAGTATCTATTTTTAATATAAAAAAGAAAGAATTCATTGATTCTGTATTTTTCCTGAATGGAGGAACATTTGAGGCAAGTAACGAAGCAACCATATTCGGCAATAAGGTATACTCTGTTACTAATTCAGGTTTGAAGAGCCATGAAATAAATAATACTTTCCCGGCATATTCTACATGGGTTACTGAAATTCCTGGAACTTTCAAACATATTGATTCCGAATCGGAATTAGCCTTTTCTTCTGCTACCGCTGCATTCATCTATAATAACGGAGCTCCTATTCAGTTGCCTATTAACCTTGGAAATATTCAGGATGTTGTTGTAACGGAAAATAATATTGTAGTTACAGACAGCAGAGTATATACTTTTGGCCTTAATGGAACCAATTCGAATGCTACAGATTTCGGAGAACAGTGTAATACCGCTACGATGGCCGGCGGAAAATTATTTGGCGGAACTGTATTATCAGGAATAAAGGATGAAAGCAATCATACTTATAGACCTTCAGGCCCAGAATTTAATTTTGCATATAAAATAAGCATACACGATAACAATCAGTTATTGGTTTCCACCGGAGCAAGAGTTGGAAGATATAATACCCCAGTAAATAACCCTAAAAGACCTGGCTTTTACTATTTTAATGGAACAGAATGGATTTATCCTTCTTACTTTAAAACTTTCACCGGACCTATCAATGTATTAGATGCTATCCTGAATCCTCTTGATAATAGTGAAGCTCTCTTTGCAAACTATACATTAAGTGCTCAGGGAATCTATAAACTGAAATATAATGCGTCAAATAAAGACTTTGATTTTGTAAAATACTACCCAGTACAAGCTACTGGTGGAGATAGACGAGCAGTAGGCCTTACAACTGACACTCAAAACAATATTTTCGCTGTATTTTCATATAATAACGCGGGTCCCGCAGTGGCTGTCTATGACAAGGCTAAAGATGACTTCAATCTAAAAATATCTAATTTTAAAAGTGCATCCGTACAAAAGCCTATCATTTATGAAAATATGTTATGGATACCTTTATCAAGATCAAATGCTTTCTGGGTGTATGATTATAAAGATCCACTTAACTTTTCTGATGATACCGATTATATATTAGATGAAAAAAACGGGTTTCCATCTACTGCCTCCGGGACATTATCTGTAGCGGCGGACAAATCCGGTGATGTATGGATTAGTACAGACAAAGGGGTAAGAGTTTTATCTAATGCCGCTGCTGCAATAAAAGCTCCTGAACCTAAAGTTAATCCTATAATTATAGAACAAAACGGGCTTGGTGAAGAGCTTTTCAGAGATTCCAGCATTCTTCAGATAGAAACAGACGGAGGAAATTATAAATGGGTTTCTGTAGACGGAGGCGGTGTATATTACCTTTCTGCAGATGGTCAAAGGACCATCAAACATTTTACCATGGAAAACTCTCCTCTTCCTACCAATACTGTTACTGACATAAAAGTAGACAGAAAAACAGGAAAAGTATATTTTGTAACCTATAACGGTATTGTAACTTATCAGGGAGATGTAACAGATGTAACATCCAACTTTGGGGAAGTAATGGTGTATCCTAATCCAGTGGTTTATTCTAATTTCAAAGGGAAAGTTACCATTAAGGGATTAGCAGAAAAAACCAACATAAGAATCGTTGATGCTGCAGGAAATGTTGTACATTCTTCGATAGCACGAGGAGGAACTTATGAATGGGATCTTAACAACCAACGAGGAACCAGAGTGGCATCGGGAATTTACTTTGTACTCATGACCAATGAAGATGGCTCTGATAAAGCGACAGCCAAAATAGGCGTAGTCAATTAA
- a CDS encoding bifunctional metallophosphatase/5'-nucleotidase — translation MDRKSFLKAISGGSLAMALAPNMMMAEELKIPNLKSANKLTILHTNDQHSRIEPFDASYTKNPNQGGFARRASLIQQIRNQESNVLLLDSGDIFQGTPYFNFFGGELEFKLMSMMKYDASTMGNHDFDNGLEGFLKVLPNAKFPFICSNYDFKNTILDGKTSPYKIFNKNGIKVGIFGVGIQLDGLVGKKQYAETIYSNPIDVAQHYSTFLKKDQKCDLVICLSHIGYDYKDEPNKVSDKILAASTENIDIILGGHTHTFLPEPQTFTNRQGKNVLVNQVGWAGLLLGRIDFYFDTNKNIQHISWNNQVIDSSIIA, via the coding sequence ATGGATAGAAAAAGTTTTTTAAAGGCAATAAGTGGTGGATCTTTGGCAATGGCTTTAGCTCCCAATATGATGATGGCGGAAGAATTAAAAATTCCCAACTTAAAATCCGCGAATAAACTAACCATTCTTCATACTAACGATCAACATAGCAGAATAGAACCTTTCGATGCAAGCTATACAAAGAATCCTAATCAGGGAGGCTTTGCAAGAAGGGCCAGCTTAATTCAGCAAATCAGAAATCAGGAAAGCAATGTACTTCTTCTTGATTCCGGTGATATTTTTCAGGGAACCCCTTATTTTAACTTTTTTGGTGGCGAACTGGAATTCAAATTAATGTCTATGATGAAGTATGATGCTTCTACCATGGGAAATCATGATTTTGATAACGGACTTGAAGGATTTTTAAAAGTTCTTCCGAATGCGAAGTTCCCCTTCATCTGTTCCAATTATGATTTTAAAAATACCATTCTGGATGGTAAAACATCTCCTTATAAGATCTTCAACAAAAACGGAATCAAAGTTGGAATTTTTGGCGTAGGAATCCAGTTAGATGGTCTAGTAGGTAAAAAGCAATATGCAGAAACCATATATTCTAATCCCATTGATGTAGCTCAGCATTATTCCACCTTCTTGAAAAAAGACCAGAAATGTGACCTTGTCATTTGCCTTTCACATATTGGATACGATTACAAGGATGAACCGAATAAAGTAAGTGATAAAATTTTAGCCGCCAGCACGGAAAATATAGATATTATCCTTGGTGGACACACCCATACATTCTTACCGGAACCCCAGACATTCACCAATAGACAGGGCAAAAACGTTCTTGTAAACCAAGTGGGATGGGCTGGACTTCTTTTAGGTAGGATAGATTTTTATTTTGATACAAACAAAAACATACAACATATTTCCTGGAACAATCAGGTAATAGACAGCAGCATAATAGCATAA
- a CDS encoding 5'-nucleotidase C-terminal domain-containing protein, whose product MKNKFLLLGIALASLTACKTASTPQLANVKAQKNISINNELKNDEEFVKFIEPYKQKLDKEMNQKISHTNTDLTKQGDNSNLGNLLADYTLEGGNEWTKAHLKQNVDAALINIGGIRTTIGQGDIMLKNIFEVMPFENELIIVKMKGADLPGLFEYYAKTQVNNPVSQLYIETKNGQLTQSLINGKEVDPNKDYYIATSDYLALGGDNMKFFSKGEAIPTGVKLRDLYIDYFKRNPEIVSPTDVRLNFIGKK is encoded by the coding sequence ATGAAAAATAAATTCTTGTTACTAGGAATTGCTCTGGCATCTCTTACCGCATGCAAAACGGCTTCTACGCCACAGCTTGCGAATGTAAAGGCCCAGAAAAATATTTCTATTAATAATGAGCTAAAGAATGATGAGGAGTTTGTAAAATTTATTGAACCTTATAAGCAGAAATTGGATAAAGAGATGAATCAAAAAATCTCACACACCAATACAGACCTTACTAAGCAAGGGGACAACAGCAATTTGGGAAATCTTTTAGCAGACTATACCCTTGAAGGCGGTAATGAATGGACAAAAGCCCACCTTAAACAAAATGTAGATGCCGCATTAATCAATATCGGAGGAATCCGTACTACAATTGGACAAGGTGACATCATGCTGAAAAATATTTTTGAGGTAATGCCTTTCGAAAATGAACTCATCATTGTAAAAATGAAAGGTGCAGATTTACCGGGACTTTTTGAATATTATGCCAAAACACAGGTTAATAATCCGGTCTCTCAATTATATATTGAAACAAAAAACGGACAATTAACCCAATCATTAATTAACGGAAAAGAAGTAGATCCTAACAAGGACTACTATATTGCTACTTCAGACTATCTGGCTTTAGGAGGTGATAATATGAAGTTCTTTTCTAAAGGCGAAGCAATTCCTACAGGAGTCAAACTTAGAGATTTATACATTGATTATTTCAAGAGAAATCCTGAAATTGTTTCTCCTACAGATGTTCGTTTAAATTTTATCGGTAAAAAGTAA
- the dapA gene encoding 4-hydroxy-tetrahydrodipicolinate synthase: MSILKGVGVALVTPFNEDLSVDFDSLTKLIDYNIDNGTNYLVVLGTTAEAATLSDDEKKQVIEHIIKVNNKRLPLVLGIGGNNTLEVKKQIEEADLSAFEAVLSVSPYYNKPNQEGLYQHYKALASTGKNIIIYNVPSRTGQNVDADTTLRLAKEFPNLFMIKEASPNILQYFDILRKKPEGFSLVSGDDEYTLPVTLAGGGGVISVIGQGYPKEFSTMVQLAFEGKVKEAYEIHNKLVDITRLIFAEGNPCGIKVVLAEKGIIKNYLRLPLVQASEGLYAKIKAEMDRI, translated from the coding sequence ATGAGCATTTTAAAAGGAGTAGGTGTTGCATTGGTAACACCCTTTAATGAAGATTTATCCGTTGACTTCGACAGTTTAACAAAACTGATTGATTATAACATTGATAACGGAACCAATTATTTGGTAGTATTAGGAACTACAGCTGAGGCTGCAACGCTTTCTGATGATGAGAAGAAACAGGTAATTGAACATATCATTAAGGTAAATAATAAACGTCTTCCTTTGGTTTTAGGAATTGGCGGGAACAATACTCTTGAAGTCAAGAAACAGATTGAAGAAGCAGACCTTTCTGCATTTGAAGCAGTACTTTCTGTATCTCCATATTATAATAAACCTAATCAGGAAGGTCTATACCAACATTATAAAGCTTTAGCTTCTACAGGGAAAAATATCATCATTTATAATGTTCCGTCTAGAACTGGGCAGAATGTTGATGCAGATACTACACTTCGTCTTGCAAAAGAATTCCCGAATTTATTCATGATTAAAGAGGCGTCTCCAAATATTTTACAGTATTTTGATATCCTTAGAAAGAAACCGGAAGGATTCTCTTTAGTTTCTGGAGATGATGAATATACACTTCCTGTAACTTTAGCCGGAGGTGGTGGAGTAATTTCTGTAATCGGGCAGGGGTATCCAAAAGAATTTTCTACAATGGTGCAATTGGCTTTTGAAGGAAAGGTAAAAGAGGCTTATGAGATCCACAATAAACTGGTTGATATTACACGCCTTATTTTTGCAGAAGGTAACCCTTGTGGTATTAAAGTAGTATTAGCTGAAAAAGGAATCATTAAGAATTATCTGAGACTTCCTTTAGTTCAGGCATCAGAAGGACTTTACGCTAAAATTAAAGCTGAAATGGATAGGATTTAA
- a CDS encoding GNAT family N-acetyltransferase gives MKLIQATAKDIPLIQNLARRSWKNAYAEILSEEQMEYMLSEMYSEVEIENQLQNPNYHYYLIEDESSNSYEGFIGYEHNYEDQTTKLHRIYLVPESKGKGFGKGALLFLNEKVSENGNKRIILNVNKNNAARNFYESQGYKVYSEGIFDIGNGFVMDDFLMEFLIH, from the coding sequence ATGAAATTAATACAAGCAACAGCGAAGGATATTCCCCTGATTCAGAACCTAGCAAGAAGATCGTGGAAAAATGCTTATGCAGAGATCCTTTCAGAAGAACAAATGGAGTATATGCTCTCTGAAATGTATTCAGAAGTGGAAATTGAAAATCAACTTCAGAATCCCAATTATCATTATTATCTGATTGAAGATGAAAGTAGTAATTCTTATGAAGGGTTTATTGGATATGAGCACAATTATGAAGATCAAACTACAAAACTTCACCGCATTTATCTGGTTCCGGAAAGTAAAGGAAAAGGATTTGGGAAAGGGGCGCTTTTATTTTTAAATGAGAAAGTTTCTGAGAACGGAAATAAAAGAATTATTCTTAATGTGAATAAAAATAATGCGGCCAGAAACTTTTATGAATCGCAAGGTTACAAGGTTTACAGCGAGGGTATTTTCGATATAGGAAACGGTTTTGTAATGGATGATTTTTTAATGGAATTCCTAATTCACTGA
- a CDS encoding helix-turn-helix domain-containing protein: MKMYVKFDFNALCKKVLDEKLKEHGVKYRLLNFGEVEFYEPFTQEQRNLFKKNLGDYGIEIIESQKTALVQKIKDAIVELVFSEEIIPVKASIYISEKLNHSYGYLSNLFSEVAYTSIENFIILQKIEYAKALIIRNKQSLTEIAHKLNYSSVAHLSTQFKNTTGITPSQFQKIIGKRRRAQSMVINPKMQYE; the protein is encoded by the coding sequence ATGAAAATGTATGTTAAATTTGATTTCAATGCCCTTTGTAAAAAGGTATTGGACGAAAAACTGAAGGAGCATGGGGTGAAATACCGCCTGCTGAACTTCGGTGAGGTGGAGTTCTATGAACCCTTTACACAAGAGCAACGTAATCTTTTCAAGAAGAATCTTGGGGATTATGGTATTGAGATCATAGAAAGCCAGAAAACGGCTTTGGTACAGAAGATAAAAGATGCTATTGTAGAACTTGTCTTTTCTGAAGAAATTATTCCTGTAAAAGCATCCATTTATATTTCTGAAAAACTGAATCACAGCTATGGATATCTTTCCAATCTATTTTCAGAGGTGGCTTATACTTCCATAGAGAATTTTATTATTCTCCAGAAAATAGAGTATGCAAAAGCTCTCATTATAAGAAATAAGCAAAGTCTTACCGAAATTGCTCATAAGCTGAATTATTCTAGTGTGGCGCATTTAAGTACGCAATTTAAAAATACGACAGGAATTACCCCCTCACAGTTTCAAAAGATCATAGGAAAAAGAAGAAGAGCCCAAAGCATGGTAATAAATCCTAAAATGCAGTATGAATAA
- a CDS encoding response regulator has protein sequence MNKEFLNIIVTDNDENTLIFFKSIFKELRISIKVQCFNNGKNLMEYLNNNDAVVPEIIFINYTIPGRDSMECIDELKANPKFSNIVTVIYSEEISESEIEETFVKGNNIFMRKPSDFGTLKKVLTEVITINWQYHTSGLNKDNFILKV, from the coding sequence ATGAATAAAGAATTTCTGAACATAATTGTAACAGATAATGATGAAAACACTTTAATTTTTTTTAAAAGTATATTTAAAGAGCTGAGGATCTCTATAAAAGTTCAATGTTTCAACAATGGAAAAAATTTGATGGAGTATCTCAATAATAATGATGCTGTAGTTCCTGAAATCATTTTTATTAATTACACTATTCCCGGAAGAGACAGCATGGAATGTATTGATGAACTGAAAGCAAATCCAAAGTTCAGCAATATAGTGACAGTCATTTATAGTGAAGAAATCTCTGAGAGTGAAATTGAAGAAACCTTTGTAAAAGGAAACAATATTTTTATGAGAAAACCCTCCGATTTTGGAACTTTAAAAAAAGTACTTACAGAGGTTATTACAATAAACTGGCAATATCATACTTCAGGGTTGAATAAAGATAATTTTATTCTAAAAGTATGA
- the recG gene encoding ATP-dependent DNA helicase RecG, translating into MTLETSIEYVKGIGPERAKLIKNVLGLSTVEDMLNFYPIRYLDKSKLYKISQLHEETSQEIQFKGRITQVQEIQTGKTKRLTAKFNDDTGSMDLVWFQYSKWLKEQLPTNREVYIFGKINVFNRQFSMPHPEIEAEEKKEGESRLKPIYPSSEKLTKRGLNQRFFQNALRNICREIPNLIEENFPEYLMKTFKFMSRQHAFLNVHFPKDQEHFDKADFRLKFEESFFFQLGYGLKKLHHKAQSYGNPFPIIGDHFNDFYEKHLPFELTGAQKRVLKEIRMDMKRPIQMNRLLQGDVGSGKTMVALLTMLIAMDNGFQSCLMAPTEILAQQHYNGIKDLLEKTGINVRLLTGSTKIKERRVIHEELENGTLSILVGTHAVLEDKVKFKNLGLSIIDEQHRFGVAQRAKLWAKNKIPPHILVMTATPIPRTLAMSFYSDLDVSVIDEMPVGRKPIITAHRREKDRLYVYNFCKDEIKKGRQVYFVYPLIEESETLDYKNLMEGLEHVMDFFSDYNVTMLHGKMKPDEKDAAMAYFASGKAEIMVATTVIEVGVNVPNASVMVIESSERFGLSQLHQLRGRVGRGAEQSYCILMTSDKLSKESRTRIKTMTETNDGFKISEVDMQLRGPGDILGTQQSGVVDFKRLDLIKDSAIIKTTKNTIDKILEADPMLTRQDHLIIKNYYIKYYKGKNKWGKIS; encoded by the coding sequence ATGACTTTAGAAACTTCCATAGAATATGTAAAAGGAATAGGTCCGGAAAGAGCCAAACTCATTAAAAATGTGTTAGGATTATCCACTGTAGAAGACATGCTAAACTTCTATCCTATCCGCTATCTGGATAAAAGTAAGCTCTATAAAATCTCTCAGCTTCATGAAGAAACCAGTCAGGAAATTCAGTTTAAAGGAAGAATTACCCAGGTTCAGGAAATTCAGACCGGAAAAACCAAGAGATTAACGGCTAAATTCAATGATGATACGGGAAGTATGGATCTTGTATGGTTTCAGTATTCAAAATGGTTGAAAGAACAGCTTCCCACTAACCGTGAGGTTTATATTTTCGGAAAGATCAATGTATTTAACCGCCAATTTTCAATGCCACATCCTGAAATTGAGGCCGAGGAAAAAAAAGAAGGTGAAAGCCGCTTAAAACCCATTTATCCAAGTTCTGAAAAACTGACAAAAAGAGGGCTCAATCAGAGGTTCTTCCAAAATGCTTTAAGAAATATCTGCAGGGAAATCCCGAATCTTATTGAGGAAAATTTCCCGGAATATCTGATGAAAACCTTCAAGTTTATGTCACGCCAACACGCTTTCCTGAATGTACATTTTCCTAAAGATCAGGAACACTTTGATAAAGCAGATTTCAGACTAAAATTTGAAGAATCTTTCTTTTTTCAATTAGGATATGGTTTAAAAAAGCTTCATCATAAAGCACAGTCTTATGGTAATCCCTTCCCCATTATAGGCGATCATTTCAATGATTTTTATGAAAAACACCTTCCGTTTGAACTTACCGGTGCCCAAAAAAGGGTTTTAAAGGAAATCAGGATGGATATGAAAAGACCTATTCAGATGAACAGGCTTTTACAGGGTGATGTAGGTTCCGGAAAAACAATGGTTGCTTTATTAACCATGCTTATTGCCATGGATAATGGTTTTCAAAGCTGCCTGATGGCTCCTACTGAAATTCTTGCTCAGCAGCATTATAACGGAATAAAAGATTTATTGGAAAAAACGGGAATCAATGTCCGATTGCTGACTGGTTCCACCAAAATAAAGGAAAGAAGAGTTATTCACGAAGAGCTGGAAAATGGTACGCTTTCTATTCTTGTGGGGACTCATGCTGTTCTGGAAGATAAAGTTAAATTCAAAAACCTTGGGCTGTCTATTATTGATGAACAGCATAGATTTGGAGTGGCACAACGGGCAAAACTATGGGCTAAAAATAAGATCCCGCCTCATATTCTGGTGATGACCGCAACTCCTATTCCTAGAACATTGGCAATGAGCTTTTATTCTGATCTGGATGTTTCTGTAATTGATGAAATGCCTGTGGGAAGAAAACCAATTATCACAGCTCACAGACGGGAAAAAGATAGATTATATGTGTATAATTTCTGTAAAGATGAAATTAAAAAAGGAAGACAGGTGTATTTTGTTTATCCATTAATTGAAGAATCTGAAACGTTGGATTACAAAAATCTGATGGAAGGCTTGGAGCATGTCATGGATTTTTTCTCTGACTATAATGTGACCATGCTCCATGGGAAGATGAAACCGGACGAAAAGGATGCTGCTATGGCTTATTTCGCCTCAGGAAAGGCAGAGATAATGGTAGCTACTACCGTTATTGAAGTAGGAGTAAACGTTCCGAATGCTTCCGTAATGGTTATTGAAAGTTCTGAGAGGTTTGGCCTTTCACAGCTTCATCAGCTCAGAGGACGTGTAGGAAGAGGAGCTGAACAGAGTTATTGTATTCTGATGACTTCCGATAAATTATCGAAGGAAAGCAGAACCCGTATTAAAACAATGACCGAGACTAATGATGGGTTTAAAATTTCTGAGGTTGATATGCAGCTTCGTGGCCCTGGTGATATTTTAGGAACCCAGCAAAGTGGGGTGGTTGATTTTAAAAGGCTGGATCTGATCAAAGATTCTGCCATTATTAAGACTACCAAAAATACTATCGATAAGATCCTTGAAGCTGATCCTATGCTGACAAGACAAGACCATCTGATTATTAAAAATTACTATATAAAATACTATAAAGGAAAAAACAAATGGGGTAAAATTTCATAA
- a CDS encoding thioredoxin family protein has translation MKKILSIVLLLLLNFSFAQTKWMTIEEALKAQKENPKKILIDFYADWCGPCKIMDKKTYGHLVLSQILNDNFYPVKFNAEEKKNIEIFGRTFSNPNTEQKKGRNSLHEFTQYMNVGAVPSTVFLDEHGDPITILQGELSAKELEPYLELISKDLFKKIRTREQWEDYQKKFKSKIKE, from the coding sequence ATGAAGAAAATTTTAAGCATAGTTCTCTTATTATTATTAAATTTTAGTTTTGCACAGACTAAATGGATGACTATCGAAGAGGCTTTAAAAGCACAGAAAGAAAATCCTAAAAAGATTCTTATTGATTTTTATGCAGACTGGTGTGGCCCCTGCAAGATTATGGATAAAAAAACTTACGGACATCTGGTACTTTCGCAGATTTTAAATGATAATTTCTATCCTGTAAAATTTAATGCAGAGGAAAAAAAGAATATTGAAATTTTTGGAAGAACATTTTCCAATCCTAATACAGAACAGAAAAAAGGACGTAACTCACTACATGAATTCACTCAGTATATGAATGTAGGAGCTGTTCCAAGTACCGTATTTTTGGATGAACATGGTGATCCTATCACAATTCTTCAGGGAGAATTATCTGCCAAAGAGCTGGAACCTTATCTGGAACTGATCTCAAAAGATCTCTTTAAAAAGATCCGTACCCGAGAACAGTGGGAAGATTATCAGAAAAAGTTCAAATCTAAAATCAAAGAATAA